In the Natrinema amylolyticum genome, one interval contains:
- a CDS encoding GAF domain-containing protein, translating into MRDASATQRPRTVLYVADAETDASDGAGALEAIESGPERSVHAVTTVDRVRNWAPEADCVVFAETPTTAAGSSLLEVVEACGSTPVVLFTDASFAPTAARSTEGIDGYVRRNTDDAVAHLADEIEWVCRGAESAEDADRAASTPGPADRFLESVPELAARRDRDPLFELLVETAADALDCEYCWLSTVHFGEFTPRATALGVPDDDLEPVSRDGVLDEALRTGEPLRVDDLATDDRLTAPLEGITSLCCVPIGDIGILQVAAEEPAAFDERNCDSLAAWCRSAAAVLERIDADASRRTAREQLRRERDRLETERDRLASERDDLAAERDRLADERDRFRALFANIPEPAVRYEIDDGRPIVRDSNDTFSEVFGTDPEGIVGEPVDEDTVPPGLEQRRATLLESLRAGERRQLVSRRETVDGVREFLLTLVPVDAGASGDGATNDGTTDAGGERADHNPEGLIVYSDVTEANRRERELAAARARLETIAELVDEDVRTPLNVARGYLELADETGDAEHFAEVDDAQERLRELVDQLVAIARQDDVLVETEPVAIHDVARRAWVAVETGDARLVTRAPDDRVLEADKARLRELFEHLLGAVIDEDSGGESGDESGDETTDTDYDTAGMGDETASTADGTTVVTVGATEDGFYVARRDPKTDAPDADSEIETDPVPGQLAAADGTGFGLGTVERIADAHGWNVGVAEDDGRIAFAFRGVDAGDGSAGDGD; encoded by the coding sequence ATGAGGGACGCGTCAGCGACCCAGCGACCGCGAACAGTGCTCTACGTGGCCGACGCGGAGACGGACGCCAGCGACGGCGCCGGCGCTCTCGAGGCGATCGAATCCGGGCCCGAGCGGTCGGTCCACGCCGTCACGACCGTCGATCGCGTCCGTAACTGGGCTCCCGAAGCCGACTGCGTCGTCTTCGCCGAGACGCCGACGACGGCGGCGGGCTCCTCCCTGCTCGAAGTCGTCGAGGCCTGCGGCTCGACGCCGGTGGTTCTCTTCACCGACGCGTCGTTCGCGCCGACCGCCGCGCGGTCGACCGAGGGCATCGACGGCTACGTCCGACGGAATACCGACGACGCCGTCGCGCACCTCGCGGACGAGATCGAGTGGGTCTGTCGCGGCGCGGAGAGCGCGGAAGACGCCGACCGCGCAGCGTCGACTCCCGGGCCCGCCGATCGCTTCCTCGAGTCGGTCCCCGAACTGGCGGCCCGCCGCGACCGCGATCCGCTCTTCGAGCTGCTGGTCGAGACCGCTGCCGACGCCCTCGACTGCGAGTACTGCTGGCTGTCGACGGTTCACTTCGGTGAGTTCACGCCGCGGGCGACCGCGCTGGGAGTCCCGGACGACGATCTCGAGCCGGTCTCGCGCGACGGGGTCCTCGACGAGGCCCTCCGGACGGGCGAGCCGCTTCGCGTCGACGATCTCGCGACCGACGACCGGCTGACGGCCCCTCTCGAAGGGATCACGTCGCTGTGTTGCGTTCCGATCGGCGATATCGGCATCCTCCAGGTCGCCGCCGAGGAGCCGGCGGCGTTCGACGAGCGCAACTGCGACTCGCTCGCCGCGTGGTGTCGCTCCGCCGCCGCGGTCCTCGAGCGAATCGACGCCGACGCGAGCCGGCGCACGGCTCGCGAGCAGCTGCGTCGGGAACGCGACCGACTGGAGACGGAGCGGGATCGGCTGGCGAGCGAACGCGACGACCTCGCGGCCGAGCGCGACCGCCTCGCCGACGAACGCGATCGCTTCCGGGCCCTGTTCGCGAACATCCCGGAGCCGGCGGTCCGCTACGAGATCGACGACGGGCGACCGATCGTCCGGGACAGCAACGACACCTTCAGCGAGGTCTTCGGCACCGACCCCGAGGGGATCGTCGGCGAGCCCGTCGACGAGGACACCGTCCCGCCGGGGCTCGAGCAACGGCGAGCGACGCTTCTCGAGTCGCTCCGGGCCGGCGAGCGCCGCCAGCTCGTCAGTCGTCGGGAGACCGTCGACGGCGTCCGCGAGTTCCTGTTGACGCTGGTGCCGGTCGACGCGGGCGCGAGCGGCGATGGGGCCACCAATGACGGGACCACCGACGCCGGCGGCGAGCGGGCCGATCACAATCCCGAAGGGCTGATCGTCTACAGCGACGTGACCGAGGCCAACCGCCGCGAGCGGGAGCTGGCCGCCGCCCGAGCGCGACTCGAGACGATCGCGGAGCTGGTCGACGAGGACGTGCGGACGCCGCTGAACGTCGCTCGGGGCTACCTCGAGCTCGCCGACGAGACCGGCGACGCCGAGCACTTCGCGGAGGTCGACGATGCACAGGAGCGGTTACGGGAACTCGTCGATCAGCTCGTCGCGATCGCCCGGCAGGACGACGTGCTCGTCGAGACCGAACCCGTCGCCATCCACGACGTCGCGCGGCGGGCCTGGGTCGCCGTCGAGACCGGCGACGCGCGGCTCGTGACTCGAGCGCCCGACGACCGCGTGCTCGAGGCGGACAAAGCGCGGCTGCGGGAGCTGTTCGAGCATCTGCTGGGAGCCGTGATCGACGAGGACAGCGGTGGCGAGTCCGGTGACGAGAGTGGCGACGAAACAACCGATACAGACTATGATACGGCCGGTATGGGCGACGAGACGGCGAGCACGGCCGACGGAACGACGGTGGTCACCGTCGGCGCGACCGAGGACGGCTTCTACGTCGCTCGACGCGACCCCAAGACCGACGCCCCGGACGCCGACAGCGAGATCGAGACGGATCCCGTCCCCGGCCAGTTGGCCGCGGCCGACGGAACCGGCTTCGGGCTCGGCACTGTCGAACGCATCGCCGACGCCCACGGCTGGAACGTCGGCGTCGCGGAGGACGATGGTCGCATCGCCTTCGCGTTCCGCGGCGTCGACGCCGGCGACGGCAGCGCCGGCGATGGAGACTAA
- a CDS encoding replication factor C small subunit, whose amino-acid sequence MSEADAEAAEPTPGKTEVWIEKYRPERLDDIKGHEDIVPRLENYVEQDDLPHLMFAGPAGTGKTTAAQAIAREVYDDDWRENFLELNASDQRGIDVVRDRIKDFARSSFGGYDHRIIFLDEADALTSDAQSALRRTMEQFSNNTRFILSCNYSSQIIDPIQSRCAVFRFTELTADAIEAQVREIAATEDIEVTDDGVDALVYAADGDMRKAINALQAAAVMGETVDEETVFAITATARPEEVEAMVEHAIDGDFTAARAALEDLLTERGLAGGDVIDQLHRSAWEFDIPEQATVRLLERLGEVDYRITEGANERLQLEAMLASLALDADN is encoded by the coding sequence ATGAGCGAGGCCGACGCCGAGGCGGCGGAGCCCACACCCGGCAAGACCGAAGTCTGGATCGAGAAGTACCGCCCGGAGCGGCTCGACGACATCAAGGGCCACGAGGACATCGTTCCGCGGCTCGAGAACTACGTCGAGCAGGACGACCTCCCCCACCTCATGTTCGCGGGGCCGGCCGGAACCGGGAAAACGACCGCTGCACAGGCCATCGCCCGCGAAGTCTACGACGACGACTGGCGCGAGAACTTCCTCGAGCTCAACGCCTCCGACCAGCGCGGGATCGACGTCGTCCGCGATCGGATCAAGGACTTCGCGCGTTCGTCGTTCGGCGGCTACGATCACCGCATCATCTTTCTGGACGAGGCCGACGCGCTGACCTCAGACGCCCAGTCCGCCCTGCGCCGGACGATGGAGCAGTTCTCGAACAACACGCGGTTCATCCTCTCGTGTAACTACTCGAGCCAGATCATCGACCCCATCCAGTCGCGGTGTGCGGTCTTCCGCTTCACCGAACTCACCGCGGACGCCATCGAGGCGCAGGTCCGAGAGATCGCCGCGACCGAAGATATCGAGGTGACCGACGACGGCGTCGACGCCCTAGTCTACGCGGCCGACGGCGACATGCGGAAGGCGATCAACGCCCTCCAGGCCGCCGCCGTAATGGGCGAGACCGTCGACGAGGAGACCGTCTTCGCGATCACCGCCACCGCCCGCCCCGAAGAGGTCGAGGCGATGGTCGAACACGCCATCGACGGCGACTTCACCGCCGCCCGCGCCGCCCTAGAGGACCTCCTCACCGAGCGCGGGCTCGCCGGCGGCGACGTCATCGACCAACTGCACCGCTCCGCCTGGGAGTTCGACATTCCGGAGCAAGCGACCGTGCGACTGCTCGAGCGCCTCGGCGAGGTCGACTACCGGATCACCGAGGGCGCGAACGAGCGCCTGCAACTCGAGGCGATGCTGGCGTCGCTGGCGCTCGACGCGGACAACTGA
- a CDS encoding bactofilin family protein, translated as MVGNDTLSRLGIAVLVALVVVGTVPATVAAQTNGQTGGTVVVEEGETVDSLEAFGGSVVVRGTVTGDVSAVGGDVRIERTGEVGGDLEAAGGGVIIAGTVDGDVDVGAGSLTITEDGTVGDDLTAGVGSATIDGTVDGSAEIGAETIRLGESASIAGDLRYDGDLEGNTDAVAGDIVEDSSLGVDVAPTIQPFASWLFAAYVLAVNLLLGAALLALFPRFSDGVADRVASSPLRSGGVGLLVFVGVPILLIALAITVVGIPLSMIGGFAFALLVWIGVVYGRFAVAAWLLSLVGLDNRWLALVIGLVAGAALSRLPVPFVGDAINLLVLLLGLGALARGLYGQWRTARNRDRERRVGTGSDEPTAD; from the coding sequence ATGGTTGGAAACGACACACTATCACGACTCGGCATTGCAGTGCTGGTCGCCCTCGTCGTCGTCGGGACCGTCCCGGCGACGGTCGCCGCCCAGACCAACGGGCAGACCGGGGGGACGGTCGTCGTCGAGGAGGGCGAGACGGTCGACAGTCTCGAGGCGTTCGGCGGGAGCGTCGTCGTCCGCGGCACCGTCACCGGCGACGTCAGCGCCGTCGGGGGCGACGTGCGGATCGAACGCACCGGCGAAGTCGGCGGCGACCTCGAGGCCGCCGGCGGGGGCGTGATCATCGCCGGGACAGTCGACGGCGACGTGGATGTCGGCGCGGGGAGCCTCACGATCACCGAGGATGGCACCGTCGGCGACGACCTCACGGCCGGTGTCGGGAGCGCGACGATCGACGGGACGGTCGACGGGAGCGCCGAGATCGGCGCCGAGACGATTCGACTGGGGGAGAGCGCGTCGATCGCGGGCGATCTGCGGTACGACGGCGACCTCGAGGGGAACACCGACGCGGTCGCGGGCGACATCGTGGAGGACTCCTCGCTCGGCGTCGACGTCGCACCGACGATTCAGCCCTTCGCGTCGTGGCTGTTCGCGGCCTACGTGCTGGCGGTGAACCTGCTGCTCGGAGCCGCGTTGCTCGCGCTGTTCCCGCGGTTCTCCGATGGGGTCGCAGACCGCGTCGCGTCGAGCCCCCTGCGCTCCGGGGGAGTCGGACTGCTCGTGTTCGTGGGGGTTCCGATCCTCCTGATCGCGCTCGCGATCACCGTCGTCGGCATCCCGCTCTCGATGATCGGGGGCTTCGCGTTCGCCCTGTTGGTCTGGATCGGCGTCGTCTACGGTCGTTTCGCCGTCGCGGCGTGGCTCCTCTCGCTGGTCGGCCTGGACAACCGCTGGCTCGCGCTCGTCATCGGGCTGGTCGCCGGCGCCGCCCTCTCCCGGCTGCCGGTCCCGTTCGTCGGCGACGCGATCAACCTGCTCGTCCTCCTGCTCGGACTCGGCGCGCTCGCTCGCGGTCTCTACGGCCAGTGGCGCACCGCCCGAAACCGCGACCGAGAACGGCGAGTCGGAACCGGGTCCGACGAACCGACCGCGGACTGA
- the samp2 gene encoding ubiquitin-like small modifier protein SAMP2, producing the protein MHVTVDVKGEDTYELDLEAVAGAAADADATGGPVADPTPTYADLLREVELSPHEVSVLVDGRPVPEDQPVESDHVTVLRLIKGG; encoded by the coding sequence ATGCACGTCACCGTCGACGTCAAGGGCGAGGACACCTACGAACTCGATCTCGAGGCGGTGGCGGGAGCCGCGGCCGACGCCGACGCGACCGGCGGACCCGTCGCCGACCCGACGCCGACGTACGCGGACCTGCTCCGCGAGGTCGAGTTGAGTCCCCACGAGGTGAGCGTCCTCGTCGACGGGCGTCCGGTTCCCGAGGATCAGCCGGTCGAGAGCGACCACGTGACGGTACTGCGGCTGATCAAGGGCGGGTGA
- the glyA gene encoding serine hydroxymethyltransferase, with product MSDHIKESDPAVADAVERERERQESTLGMIASENHVSEAVLAAQGTAMTNKYAEGYPGARYYGGCEHVDEVERLAIERAKSLWGADHVNVQPHSGTQANMGVYFAALEPGETILSLDLTHGGHLSHGHHVNFSGQLYEVEQYEVDPETGYIDYDALAERARAVEPAMIVSGSSAYPREFDWERIGEIADTVDADHLADIAHITGLVAAGVHSSPIEHADFVTGSTHKTIRSGRGGIIMCDETHADDVDSAVFPGSQGGPLMHNIAGKAVGFGEALEPEFEDYASRTVENASALAAVLRDRGLSLVSGGTDKHLVLVDLRESHPDLTGDDAEAALSDVGIVLNKNTVPGETRSPFVTSGIRIGTPALTTRGFGPEEIETVAHHIADVLDAPDDDATLERVSESVDELCETFPVYE from the coding sequence ATGTCGGACCACATCAAGGAGAGCGATCCGGCGGTCGCCGACGCCGTCGAACGCGAACGCGAGCGCCAGGAGTCGACGCTGGGAATGATCGCCTCGGAGAACCACGTTTCCGAAGCCGTTCTCGCCGCGCAGGGGACCGCGATGACCAACAAATACGCGGAGGGGTATCCCGGTGCGCGATACTACGGCGGCTGCGAGCACGTCGACGAGGTCGAACGGTTGGCGATCGAGCGAGCGAAGTCACTGTGGGGAGCCGATCACGTCAACGTCCAGCCACACTCGGGAACCCAGGCGAACATGGGCGTCTACTTCGCCGCCCTCGAGCCGGGTGAGACGATCCTCTCGCTGGATCTCACCCACGGCGGACACCTCAGCCACGGTCACCACGTTAACTTCTCCGGGCAGCTCTACGAGGTCGAGCAGTACGAAGTCGACCCGGAAACGGGGTACATCGACTACGACGCGCTCGCCGAACGGGCTCGCGCGGTCGAGCCGGCGATGATCGTCAGCGGCTCCTCGGCGTACCCGCGCGAGTTCGACTGGGAGCGCATCGGCGAGATCGCGGACACCGTCGACGCCGACCACCTCGCTGATATCGCCCACATCACCGGGCTTGTCGCGGCGGGCGTCCACTCGAGTCCGATCGAGCACGCCGACTTCGTCACCGGGAGCACGCACAAGACCATCCGGTCCGGCCGGGGCGGGATCATCATGTGCGACGAGACTCACGCCGACGACGTCGACAGCGCAGTCTTCCCCGGGAGTCAGGGCGGGCCGCTCATGCACAACATTGCCGGCAAGGCCGTCGGTTTCGGGGAAGCCCTCGAGCCCGAGTTCGAGGACTACGCCTCCCGGACCGTCGAAAACGCATCGGCGCTCGCGGCTGTCCTCCGCGATCGGGGACTGTCGCTGGTCTCCGGCGGTACCGACAAACACCTCGTGCTCGTCGACCTGCGGGAGTCCCATCCCGATCTCACCGGTGACGACGCCGAAGCGGCCCTCTCGGACGTCGGCATCGTCCTCAACAAGAACACCGTCCCGGGGGAGACCCGGTCACCGTTCGTCACCAGCGGGATCCGGATCGGCACGCCCGCCCTGACGACCCGCGGGTTCGGCCCCGAGGAAATCGAGACGGTCGCCCACCACATCGCCGACGTGCTCGACGCGCCCGACGACGACGCGACGCTCGAGCGAGTCTCAGAGTCGGTCGACGAGCTTTGCGAAACGTTCCCCGTGTACGAATAG
- a CDS encoding BCCT family transporter, translating into MSDREREADGAVQTFLDELDPTVFGIGFVVAVLVVAAFLFRESQTLDIMEGTNEFLWTSFGWAYLVSMFALVAFVLYLIFGPWGNIKLGEEDEDPEFSFLAYFAMLYSAGIAAGIVFWGPAEAIFHYSTPSPFSGVEAESTGAAVSALQYTFFHWGLSAWSAYVIVAIPIAYFAYRRDAPMRISTIIGPIIGFDNLDSPWAKLVDILAVFATIGGIATTLGLVGNQFLVGLEYAGGVEFGDAGTILVITGLTVAFTISVALGVERGIRRISYFNMALFVVLTAAAFILGPTVYIMTVGTQALGAYINEFVSMSLFMGASETGGQGADSGFVGAWTVFYWAWWFSWAPFVGLFIARISRGRTVRQVAATGVVASTAITIPWFATMGGTSIFMQSNGQADILGTLEAWGFNEAVAGYPLFEALPAGELLTVLFLVLVTTFFVTSADSSTLALGMLTTGGKQKPSTINRVIWGGLMGALASLLMVAGGTSALQQAAIIAGGPFAIITLLAVGVMIWVFGSRRAVFLREEDRSTTPTGPATSDDD; encoded by the coding sequence ATGAGTGACCGCGAACGAGAGGCGGACGGCGCGGTCCAAACGTTCCTCGACGAACTCGATCCCACCGTCTTCGGGATCGGGTTCGTCGTCGCCGTCCTGGTCGTCGCAGCGTTTCTCTTCCGCGAGAGCCAGACGCTCGATATCATGGAGGGAACCAACGAGTTCCTGTGGACGAGTTTCGGCTGGGCGTATCTCGTCTCGATGTTCGCCCTCGTGGCGTTCGTACTGTACCTCATCTTCGGCCCGTGGGGCAACATCAAGCTGGGGGAGGAAGACGAGGATCCCGAGTTCAGCTTCCTCGCGTACTTCGCGATGCTGTACTCCGCGGGGATCGCAGCCGGGATCGTCTTCTGGGGCCCGGCGGAGGCGATCTTCCACTACTCGACTCCCTCGCCCTTCTCCGGGGTCGAAGCGGAGTCGACGGGTGCCGCCGTCAGCGCGCTCCAGTACACGTTCTTCCACTGGGGGCTCTCGGCGTGGTCGGCGTACGTGATCGTAGCAATTCCGATCGCCTACTTCGCCTACCGCAGGGACGCACCGATGCGGATCTCGACGATCATCGGCCCCATCATCGGGTTCGACAATCTCGACAGTCCCTGGGCGAAGCTCGTGGACATCCTCGCCGTCTTCGCGACCATCGGTGGCATCGCGACGACGCTCGGTCTCGTCGGGAACCAGTTCCTCGTCGGCCTCGAGTACGCTGGCGGCGTCGAGTTCGGCGACGCGGGGACCATCCTCGTGATCACTGGACTGACCGTGGCGTTTACGATCTCGGTCGCACTCGGCGTCGAGCGCGGTATCCGCCGCATCTCCTACTTCAACATGGCGCTGTTCGTCGTCCTGACGGCCGCGGCGTTCATCCTCGGGCCGACGGTGTACATCATGACCGTCGGGACCCAGGCGCTGGGAGCATACATCAACGAGTTCGTCTCGATGAGCCTCTTCATGGGAGCGAGTGAAACCGGCGGACAGGGTGCCGACTCCGGCTTCGTCGGCGCCTGGACCGTCTTCTACTGGGCGTGGTGGTTCTCCTGGGCGCCGTTCGTCGGGCTGTTCATCGCCCGCATTTCTCGCGGCCGGACCGTTCGACAGGTCGCCGCGACCGGCGTCGTCGCGTCCACGGCCATCACGATCCCCTGGTTCGCGACGATGGGCGGGACGTCCATCTTCATGCAGTCGAACGGCCAGGCCGACATCCTCGGCACGCTCGAGGCCTGGGGGTTCAACGAGGCCGTCGCCGGCTACCCGCTGTTCGAGGCGCTGCCGGCCGGCGAGTTGCTCACCGTGCTCTTCCTGGTGCTGGTGACGACGTTCTTCGTCACGTCGGCGGACTCCTCGACGCTCGCGCTGGGGATGCTCACCACCGGCGGCAAGCAGAAGCCGTCGACGATCAACCGCGTCATCTGGGGCGGCCTCATGGGCGCACTGGCCTCGCTGTTGATGGTCGCCGGCGGCACCTCGGCGCTCCAACAGGCCGCGATCATCGCCGGCGGCCCCTTCGCGATCATCACGTTACTCGCCGTCGGCGTCATGATCTGGGTCTTCGGCAGCCGTCGGGCGGTGTTCTTACGCGAAGAGGATCGTTCCACCACCCCGACCGGGCCGGCCACCTCCGACGACGACTGA
- the ilvA gene encoding threonine ammonia-lyase, which translates to MNQMGRTVEFADIEAARDRLDDESVVKHTPVERSTSLDDLTGGEVHLKMEHLQWTGSFKTRGAYNKIAQCVAEGETERVVAASAGNHAQGVALAATKLGVDSTIVMPRGAPQAKVDATRSYGADVELVGSDFREAMAHAKGLVDDERTAFVHAYDDPAIVAGQGTLGLEMADDLPSVETVVVPIGGGGLISGIATAFAERSPETRIVGVQSSGAATVSESLRKGTPVALDSVDTIADGIATGGISELTLSLIDEHVDEVVTVTDGEIARAVLLLLERAKQVVEGAGAASVAAIISDELDVRGETVMPLLGGGNLDMTMLQTVLVHALTDREQLLRLRVRIDDRPGKMEDVSGIIAEHGANIQTVRHDRSAPELDVGEAHLVFQIETSGSGQSRTIVRSIRDHGYEVRHVNA; encoded by the coding sequence ATGAACCAGATGGGACGAACCGTCGAGTTCGCTGACATCGAAGCGGCCCGCGACCGGCTCGACGACGAGTCGGTCGTCAAGCACACCCCGGTCGAACGGAGCACGTCCCTGGACGACCTGACCGGCGGCGAGGTCCACCTCAAGATGGAGCACCTCCAGTGGACGGGCTCGTTCAAGACCCGCGGCGCGTACAACAAGATCGCACAGTGCGTCGCCGAGGGCGAAACGGAGCGCGTCGTCGCGGCCAGCGCCGGCAATCACGCGCAGGGCGTCGCGCTCGCGGCGACGAAACTCGGCGTCGACTCGACGATCGTCATGCCCAGAGGGGCGCCCCAGGCGAAGGTCGACGCCACCCGGAGCTACGGCGCCGACGTCGAACTCGTCGGCAGCGACTTTCGCGAGGCGATGGCGCACGCGAAGGGGCTCGTCGACGACGAGCGGACGGCGTTCGTTCACGCCTACGACGACCCCGCGATCGTCGCCGGACAGGGGACGCTGGGCCTCGAGATGGCCGACGACCTCCCGTCGGTGGAGACCGTCGTCGTTCCGATCGGCGGTGGCGGACTCATCTCGGGGATCGCGACGGCCTTCGCGGAACGCTCGCCGGAGACACGCATCGTCGGCGTGCAGTCGAGCGGCGCGGCGACCGTCTCCGAGAGTCTTCGGAAGGGAACGCCCGTCGCGCTCGACTCCGTGGACACGATCGCGGACGGCATCGCGACCGGCGGCATCTCGGAGCTGACGCTCTCGCTGATCGACGAGCACGTCGACGAAGTCGTTACCGTCACGGACGGTGAGATCGCACGGGCCGTTCTCCTCTTGCTCGAGCGCGCCAAACAGGTCGTCGAGGGCGCCGGCGCGGCGTCGGTCGCCGCGATCATCAGCGACGAACTCGACGTGCGCGGCGAGACGGTCATGCCGTTGTTGGGCGGCGGCAACCTCGATATGACGATGTTACAGACCGTGCTCGTTCACGCGCTGACCGACCGCGAGCAACTGCTGCGACTGCGCGTCCGGATCGACGACCGACCCGGCAAGATGGAGGACGTTTCGGGGATCATCGCCGAACACGGTGCGAATATCCAGACCGTCCGCCACGACCGCTCGGCACCCGAACTCGACGTGGGCGAGGCGCATCTCGTCTTCCAGATCGAAACCAGCGGCTCGGGCCAGTCGCGGACGATCGTCCGGTCGATCCGAGATCACGGTTACGAGGTCAGGCACGTTAACGCGTAG